Part of the Oncorhynchus masou masou isolate Uvic2021 chromosome 24, UVic_Omas_1.1, whole genome shotgun sequence genome is shown below.
AAGAGCACTTGACCATATATTATAAGAATGGTAACGGATTTAATTATTAATTCATTAAATGGTCAATATAAACATTGTGTATTTTCAGGAGACAAACATCATTAAAACATATCATTGTTAAAGTGCCTTTAGTCCATTTGAACAAAATGGAATATTTTTTACAAATAGCAACTGTTAAGGGATGGTGTGTGATTTACAATATTTACTAAGCAGGAGTCCTTAAATCAAACTAGTTAAACAAAAGTATGTTTATAGATACACAATGAATGAGAATGTAAACATACATGGACAAGGCTTTGTGGCATTAAACTGTGGTTCCATATTCATTCacttgaaaaaaacaaaaaacaaggcAAGCATGCAAATTTTCATACAACATTTACTGATACCAAAacacagactatatacagtagaatgtACTTATAACCGTGGTGCCATTTTGATTTGTGAATAGTATTAATGGGTAACTAGAAGTTATAATGACGAACACAGTATAAAGAATTATACTTTCCTTTCTGTTCTACAGTGAAATTAGAGCAGGAATTACTAGTCTTGCCTCAGAAAAGCCATCATAGCGGTCAGTTGAAAGAGAACACTATCCAAGCATGATAACTAGGTGAGAAAATGAAGCCATTTCAAAGCTATCCTGTAGTTCTGTTCATAATGTTAAGAACATTCTATCAAGAGACCATTAATTATGAGATCTCTTTTCAATCACACATGAAATTTGATATTTCTTTAAAACAATAATGTAGTGTTCATTTCTCCCGAAACTAacaaatatatactgaacaaaaatataaaatgcaacatgccaaaactgttggtcccatgtttcatattgctgaaataaaacatcccagaaacGGTTAatgtgcacaaaaagcttacttcTTTCAAATGTTTCCATcactgttagtgaacatttctccgttgccaagacaatccatccacctgactggtgtggAACATCAAGAAGCTcattaaaaagcatgatcattacacaggtgcatcttgcgctgggtacaataaaaggccactaaaatgggCAGTTGTTAAACAACACCATAGAGGTCTTAAGTGTTGAGGGTTCGTGCAATTgatatgctgactgcaggaatgtccaccagaactgttactagagaattgaatgttaatttatctaccataagccacctccaacatcattttagagaatttagcaattcgtccaaccggcctcacaaccacagaccatgtgtaaccacgcccgcccaggaactccacatcaggcttcttcacctgcgggatcgtctgagaacTGCCACACGGACAGCTGATAAAACGGACGAGTATTTCTGTCTGGAATAAATCCCTTTtgaggggaaaaactcattctgattgcccctgcccattcatgtgaaatccatagactagggcCTAATGATTATTTCAAATGAATGATTTCCTTAtacgaactgtaactcagtagaataattgaaattattgcatgttgcgtttatatgtttgttcagtataaatgtaacaaatatacatagactCACACATATTAAATATGTTACACAGTAGAAACAAATaaagcacatacagttgaagtaggaagtttacacacaccttaaaaatacatttaaactcagtttttcacaaatcctagttaaaattccctgtcttaggtcagttattttaagaatgtgaaatgtcagaataatactttAATATTTTAACtcggaaagtcagttaagaacaaattcttaggaACAGTAAAATGCCTTATTCAAAGGCAGTTATTCAAGGACAGAACAacagatatgtaccttgtcagctcgggagataaacttgcaaccttttggttactagtccaacgctctaaccactaggctacgctgccgcccctgaattatttctgcttttatttctttcatcacattcccagtgggtcagaagtttacatacactcaattagtatttggtagcattgcctttaaatagtttaactttggtcaaatgttttgggtagccttgcacaagcttcccacaagaacTTGGGCGAattctgtcccattcctcctgacggagctggtataactgagtcaggtttgtaggcctccttgctcgcacatgctttttcagttctgcccacaacttttccataggattgaggtcagggctttgtgatggccactgcaataacttgactttgttgtccttaagccattttgccacagctttggaagtatgcttggggtcattgtccatttggaagacacatatgcgaccaagctttaacttcctgactgatgtcttgagatgttgcttcaatatatccacataattttccatcctcatgatgtcatctatttcgtgaattgcaccagtccctcctgcagcaaagcacccccacaacatgaagttgccacccccgtgcttcacggttgggatggttctttggcttgcaagcatccccctttttcctccaaacataacgatggtcatcatggccaaacagttctatttttgtttcatcagaccagaagacatttctccaaaagtacaatatttatccccatgtgcagttgcaaaccgtagtctgtttttttatggcggttttagagtagtggcttcttccttgctgagcggcctttcaggttatgccgatataggactcgttttactgtggatatagatattcttgtaaccgtttcctccagcatcttcacaaggtcctttgctgctgttctgggattgatttgcacctttcacacaaaagtacattaatctctaggagacagaacgcatctccttcctgagcggtatgacggctgcatggtcccatggtgtttatacttgagtaccattgtttatacagattaacgtggtaccttcaggcatttgtaaattgcccccagggatgaaccagacttctggaggtctacaatttattttctgaggtcttggctgatttcttgtgattttcccatgatgtcaagcaaagaggcactgagtttgaaggtaggccttgaaatacatcaacaggtacaccttcaattgactcaaattatgtaaattagcatatcagaaacttctaaaacCATGAAGTTTTccggaattttccaagttgtttaaaaggcacagccaactcagtgcatgtaaacttctgacccactccaattgtgatagtgaaataatctgtctgtaaacaattgttggaaaatgtatgtgtgtcatgcacaaagtagatgtcctcaccaacttgccaaaactatagtttgttatcaagtaAATTTgcagagtggttgaaaaacaggttaatgactccaacctaagtgtatgtaaacgtccaacttcaactgtatatgatttAAATGCTGCAATATGTAAACAATTGTAATTTCTAGTATCCTATGAAACACCCGTGTGTGCTAACCAGATAAAGAATAATATATTGATTGGTATTGTCTGTGTAACAAAACACTCTTCACTGGCTCATCCATTCTATAAGATCAGTACATTTTATAATTTTGTGACTCAAGTAAAGAGCTTATTGTGCTAATCTCAAATTTTATTTGGTAATATAAGAGCACATTCTATTGGTCTTTCTTGTAATTCAGTATTCTCATACAACTACCAATCACTCTTACCTTTCACCTTAAAATATGTACATTTCTTTCAACAATAAAAGGAAGTTAAGAAACTATTTGGCACTATGTTAAGTTTTAGCGAAGTCATTGTCTGCAAACATTTGTTAAACACTTAAAATTCATATAAAAATACCTTTCAGAAAACAATGAACAATTATGTCCAagtctttatccacaatatacagCATAGATTGAACCATATTCCATTAATATTTTAAACAAAATATGGTACAAAATAATCAGTATATCTCTTACAATAAACATATTGCACAGATGAACAGTCAAATGCACAAATGGTAATCTGTAAAAATCACATATGAACATACAAAGATGCCTTGATAGTGAACTAGAATGTAACCCTGCCCTACAACATGTTGAAGGGTGTAAATGGGGAAAACCCTGCAAATCCCAACCTCAATTTCCCAAAAGATAAGCTTCAAGAATTCCATTCATGCTACAACATAGGTTTTGGTATCCATTGCAGCCATCTGGAGGACTGTTGTTACTTTTGCCATACTGGTGCTTTAGATCTCCCATCTATCCATGCGAATCAAAGGCTAGACTGGATCTGTAAAGATGCTCAACGTCATGATAGGCACAATGTGCAGGTGCAGATTAGATCTAGGTTGAGCTCAAATTGATATAACATACCGTGTTCTATGCAGACTTTGGTCTGTGAAAGAATCTACCCCTATAATACACAACCGTTCATCAATCAAgactctttccctcacatatggCAGTCAAAACGTACAGTATTGAAGGGAATGGATTGATTCTAAAGAAGGCTGCAGCTACTGAAGAGGTTTTTGCTCTTCTTGGTCCTCTGTTTGTGGGGCCGCAAGCTGATGATTTCACGGCCATTGCTGGAGTTCTGACTAGATAGGTTACTACTTGTGGTGTTGAAAATGCCTGTTAGGGTAGAGATTTGTAAATTAAGTGATACAACTTTAAAGACTAATTTCTGACACACAAAAGTTACAAAACGTGCAATTTACAGTATCAAAGTTTACTTTGTTGTTCTGAACACTATAAGCCCATGTTCACCATATTGTGAACAAAATTTGCCACGGTAAGCTCACCTGAAAGCACTTTTTACTCCATTTGGTGCAtaccaatcaatcaaatgtatttataaagccctttttacatcacccgatgtcaaagtgctatacagaaacccagcctaaaaccccaaaacacaTACCAAACTTATGTTTTAATAAAGTACCTTGTGAAAGGCCAATACTGCAAGACCGTATTTTAGAATTTAGCTAGTCATGCTGGCAATAGAATAAGCTTTCAAATAATGCACCACTATCCCGATTTGTAATTGGACCGGTGTTGAGAACGCAGCTAAGCGTTCGAAATAAAAACTTGAAATGGGCTTGCGTTAGTTTCTCCTAAAGCTCTTCCAAACTTATTTAAAATGATTTAGTCCTATAATGCCATATTAATTGTGAATTTATCTTGCTTATTTAGAATATGTCTGGCACATACTGTACAATTTATAGGAGCCTAACAATTTTTTCTGGACAAGTGTGAATGTGATGCGTAAAGACCTTTAGGTCGACATGTTAAAGCCAACTAgaacaatgtggactgcaaaACTGGATGCATTCTACAGTGAGAACATTCTGTGCCCTCCAGCCAAATTAGAGTTGATTACGCAAATACCTTCAATAGCCTACACAACTTGAGACAACTGCATGCAGTATTAAGCCATGGAGAAAGTTGATTGGTCAAGTGAGTGGTCAAGCCCTCGCAACACCTACAACTTatttattcatcaaaacccagaCCTTTTGTGCCACCGACAGCTATTGCACCCATGATTCCCGCTGTGAAAATACCCACAACCCGAAAGCACCATATGGCTGTGCTAAAATGTACTATTAGGTACATTTTATTAAAATAGACCCCGGAGACAGACATCTTACATTTTTTTGTCCTATGAACACTACATTTTGCATGAAAGCTGTCGTCATGTTACTGAATGTCATGGACAAATGAGAAATGTACAGTAAATATAAAATGCAAAAGTTATGCATAAATGTGTCTTAATTTTATTATTTTCTTGGTAAGAACCATTTCAATGTGGGCATGTCCATGTACAATTTCCACGAGTGTAAGGGTTTAATGTTGTTGGTGGGGAAAAAAAACAGCCAAAACACTAACCATCATTGCAGAACTAGCAGTACGACACAAAATCCCTCTGTGGCCTTGTACAAATCAACCCCAGAGGTCTGGACTAACTGGCATGGTTATCAGGATGCTTACCAATTTTATTGCCTGCTGTATGCACTGCCTCGGGCTCCTCTGCTGTTTGCCGCTTGAGTCGCTGCAGATACTTATCTGCTAGGTATTTGAAAACTGAAAAGAAGAAATGGTAGAAaagaaaaatgtttaaaaaaaatggtgaTTCCAATTGCATCCTTCCTAACAGTTATTTTAACTGGTTAGTTGTACACAATTTCTGTATCTCACCTTCATTGACATTAAGGTCCTCCTTTACAGAGGTTCTGTAAAACCTCAACTTGAGCTTCTTGGCCAGACCTTCTGCCTCCTCACTACAGTACCAGGAGAAAAAGAACAAGGATTACTGATCAATTCTATTATGCTTGAAATATCAGAATATCTAATTAAGACCATGCATCTTATACAACAAGCCAAGTCCAAGAAGGGAAATTGGTCACAGGAAGTCTTACTTTTTGATCATCGTGTCATCCAGAAGGTCAATCTTGTTCTGCACCAGGACAGTGGGGATGTCTCCCACCTCTAGCTCCACCTTCTCCCACCAGCTGCCGACCGCCTCGAACGATTCCCTGTCGGTGGTGGAGAAGACCAGAACACACGCCTGGGCACCTGGAACACATACAAAGACCAACTGTCACCACAATGCTGGATCTTCACAGCGCGCACACACGCTTTCAAATCAAATAACTGATTTGTATATATAaactctgcaaaaaaaaaaaaaagaaacgtcctctcactgtcaactgcctttattttcagcaaacgtaataagtgtaaatatttgtatgaacataacaagattcaccaactgagacataaactgaacaagttccacagacgttgactaacagaaatttaataatgtgtccctgaacaaagagggggtcaaaagcaacagtcagtatctggtgtggccaccagctgcattaagtactgcagtgcatctcctcatggactgcaccagatttgccagttcttgctgtgagatgttaccctactctttcaccaaagcacctgcaagttcccagacatttccgagggaatggccctagccctcaccctccgatccaacaggtcccagctgtgctcaatgggattgagatccgggctcttcgctgaccatggcagaacactgacattcccgtCCTGCAGGAAaacacgcacagaacgagcagtatggctggtagcATTGTCTTGCTAGAGGGTCACATCTGGATGAAcctacaggaagggtaccacatgagggaggaggatgtcttccctgtaacgcacagcgttgagattgcctgcaacaACAAGCTCAGACTTATGacgctgtgacacactgccccagaccatgatggaccctccacctccaaatcgatcccgctccagagtacaggcctcggtgtaaagctcatttcttcgacgataaacgcgaatctgatCATCACCCCTGATGAGACAAAGGGCTTGTCGGTGAAGAGGACTttctgccagtcctgtctggtccagcgacagtgagTTTGTGCCCACAGGCGACGtcgttgccagtgatgtctggtgagaacctacaagccctcagtccagcctttctcagcctattgcggacagtctgagcaccgatggagggattgtgcgttcctggtgtaactcggcagttgttgttgccatcttgtacctgtcccacaggtgtgatgttcggacaTACTGATCCtgcgcaggtgttgttacacttggtctgccactgcaaggacaatcagctgtctgtcctgtctccctgtagcactgtcttcggcgtctcacagtacggacattgcaatttattgccctggccacatctgcagccctaatgcctccttgcagcatgcctaaggcacgttcacgcagatgagcagggaccctgggcctctttcttttggtgtttttcagtgtcagttgaaaggcctctttagtgtcctaagttttcataactgtgaccttaattgcctaccgtcttgGCACCTTTGCCTACCGTCTGGACAGCTGTTAGTATCTTATCGACCGTTTCACAGgtgtatgttcattaattgtttatggttcaatgaacaagcatgggaagcagtgtttaaaccctttacaatgaagatctgtgaagttatttggatttttattaattatctttgaaagacagggtcctgaaaaagggaattttttaatgtattatttctatTGTTCAATTTCCATACACCCCAGTTTGTATTTGTTGTGTTCTTTTCCCCCCAGAAATAAAATCTGGACATAATGGTGCAGTTCAAAAGCTAAAACCACACTGAAAAATGACCTGTCTGACAGACCCAGTGAAGGAGTATCATGTCCTTCCCTGTGAGTGAGGAGTCTTACCGCGGTAGTAGGCCTTGGTGATGGCATCAAACTCTTCCTGCCCTGCTGTGTCCCACAACATCAATCTCACATCTTCATCATTCACTCTGGAAAAGGAACAGAAAAGGGATTTTAAATACtttgtattgtgtgtatatatatatttccagtTGACTGTCATACCTGATAATACTCATACAACAGTTATGCACTAGAGGAGGGATAGTGTACTGACAGTCAAATGTCCTCCACACCTTTATTGCCGTATAGacacaataatttaagctttcactGAGCGCACCTTCATCTGGCTATTTTACCTCTATTATTCAATGCAGTTAAGAGTTCTCTCTGGCATTTCCTGAGAATAACTATGCCTCCTCATACATCTGGGCACTGCATGTCCATTATCTGTGACCAAAGCCATTATCCTGCCTTATTTATAAACTGCTGAATGAAATACCGCTTGACACTCTACATTTGAGTTATGGGTTTGCTTCACATCTGTTAAGCATAAAAATAAGGAAAATAGACTTACTGGAATGATAAGGATAATGAGTAGTTTTGGGAAGCACTTTTTTTGCATTAGGCCAAAACCTAAAAAAGGTCTTTCTTGAGCCAAAACACAGTTACCTAAAACAGTTCGTTAGACATGGATGCCAGGGATCTCTTATAaaataaaaatccttatttaacctgtcctccccttcatctacactgattggagtggatttaacatgtgacAACAATTAGGGACCATAGCTTTCACTTTGATTCACCTGTtcaatctatgtcatggaaagagcaggtgttctcaatgttttgtatactcagtttATTTGTAAGACACACTGCCAATAGAAAATCTCCTTACAGTATCTGCCTCTCCAGGAAGTCCACACCGATGGTCTTCTTGTAGTCCTTGGTGAAGATGCCCTTGCAGTAGCGCTGGATCATGCTGGACTTCCCCACCGCACCAttgcccaccaccaccaccttgaTGGCCACTTCCATGTCCTCCTCCAACATGACTATGTCTTGCTGGGTTTTCTTAGCACTTCAAGGCAGTCTGGTGTTACTTCAGAGGGGCTGGCACTGGATCAGTTAGACACCTCCTGATAGAGACACAATGACACAAACTTATGTTTTACATATTGATAAACCTGACTTAAGGTCTTACCATTGTTATTTTCTCTGCACAAAACCTGTGTCGTTCTGCAGCTCCAACATCCAAGTTATAGTCTTGCTGACTGACGAGCCTCGCCCACATAAAAACATCCTTCTGTTTGTTCAGCAATATGATGTACTTTGTTTAGCTGAGGAGAACACTTTCTACCTCACTGCTCCTCAGTCTTCCCATAAAACCATCACTTGCTGGCCCTCCAGTCTGCTGTTTTACAGCGGAGTGTAAATATTAGCCATTTTAGTCTTTTAGcaaacgctcttatccagagttacTTACAGTAATGAGTGCATACATTTCCAGGCTGCAGCCCTCTGAGGTAACGTCAGCTGATGGATTCCTCATCCTTACATGGTACAGTCAGCTTCACTTAGCTCAGTCACTGCCTCAATCTTTCTGCTCCCACACACTTTTCCATTAGgtagctggctggctgcctggacCTGGCTGCCTGGACCTGGCTGGGATTCAAGTGTTGGGGTCACAATGCTCCAGATGACTAGGCTATGCTGTCTTATGGGAACTGACAATTTAGCTAAATCCCATATCTCCTGGATATGAGCAGGCAAACATCCCCACTGCAGCCCAAACCCCTTGCCTGGTAATGTGATCAATAATATCACAACATGTTGGCCTAAACAAAGCATCAACTTTGTAGCAAAATAATACCAGAGGCTAGTGCTATGGGCCTATCGCTATCAGTGACCTTAAGCCCAAACAAAACATTTTGTTCACAATGTGAAAAGCTCTGGTTTGACTTAACCTCAACAGACTATGCAAGGAATGTTTTGCTGATCTGTCTAGGGTTCCACGGCACACAAAGCCAAGGTGGGCTTTTTTCCTGAGTTTAAACACTCAGAGCTGTTTGTTATCCTCAGCTAGTCCTATTCATAAAACGGATGAGCCGAAACACAAAACAGGCTGGCGTCTCAACCACAATGAAACCACTACCTTGACACCTATTAATCAAGCCACGTCCTTGTGTAACCTAAACTGAAAACAAGTACAACTTATACAAACATGGAATATTCTAGGTAGATGTGGCTACTAGGCGACTGGAATGACCACAGATTGAGTTCCAAAGTAGAGCCTCTCCCACATCTCATCAAAGGTAACTGAATACAGTGCTGGCTGTAACTTAGCTGCATGCAAAGACACGTCCACTTAATTTACCATTCGCTCAGATTTCACAAACTCTGTTTTAGTGACATGCACTTAAAGGAATTCTGCTCAAATTCAGCAGATTCAGCAAACCTTGGAAGAACTTGATGTTTCACTGTACAAAAACATATTCCCTTACATGGACTCTTCACATACGCTCTGATTGGATAGATTTAGCATGAAATAAAACATTGGTCTTAGAGGTCCGTGTTGGTATGTCTAGGCCTACCTGTAGACATAGTCAGATTGTCAGGCTAGTAACTTTGAAGGAATAAACTGGTAACCAGGCATTCATCCACAGTACTTGTGTAAACACTCCATTATTAAGAAGGTTACAATGGCCCACTTTAAATTGGAAGACAGTTAATTGACAAATTGCTGAACATGAACAGCAGGTGCTGAAGAGGATCACTTCAACATGGCACTACTAACGCATTTACACCACTAGACAACATCTAGCTACAGTTCGTACGCCAGATATGTGATAACTATGTATCCATTACTGGGCGTTACAGGTTAGATTATACCAAACGCTGCCATAGATGTGTATCTTATACATGTTCGTGTCCAGATGCAGGTGGTTCTACAAAAAAGACGGAGAAATATATGAAATACATGTTTGTACCTGTAACGCCCAGTAAAGGAAACATAGTTATCACATGTCTGGCGTACAAACTGTAGCAAGACATCACCCGGGAATTCTGCATACAGTTAAGCCGAGAGAGGACGGGGCATATTGCAGAGGTTTAGGACTTGCTGAACAGTGTTagaaaaagttgtatttttttaaatccactaAATAAATGAAGATGTCAGATTCATGCAAACTCATAATTTTATATTTAAACGTTAATAGCTAGCTAGTATTCGTGTTATTTGTTCGGAGGCTGTCCAAAGATTGATACACATTCTCCCTTATGAAGACCATGGAAACAAAGAATATCTGAGACAATTGTATAATTTCGAGTGATAAACTCATATCATTGTTTATCTTACCTGCATTACAGTTACATGACTGTGCGACTCTTGTCTTCCAGATACAAACGTCCTTATTATACCTCAGTGGCTAAAATAGACTAAAATAGAATTGCTGCGCAATGAAAGATAATAAATAACGTTTTTTTCCTGGACCAAAATAAATATAATTTATAATGAAAACTGTACCATAGTAACAAGCAAATATTTGTAATAATTTGAAAcgctaatttagctagctatctaaactAAAGAACGATGGATTGTTCGGCCTCCACGTTCAGCTAATATTAGCTAGCACGTCTCCCCGGAGTATTATAGCATCTAGCTGGGCTTGCGAGCACTTTAACGTTAGACAATGTCACAAGTCATTCAACAATACCTAGCGAAAACTATCACGATGTTGACACAACAAGAGGAGCTAAATATCAACGCGTTTCATCTAAGTAACAAGTCATCTAATTCTATTTCACAAAGCGACTATTTGTAATCAAGACATTTTGCTGCCTTGTTAGCTGTTTGCTCGGCTCTCCCACAAACTGcaagttaccacagccacaaagtaattATTATGGataaaccccgcctatttctaaAATTGATATTCATAAAATCAGATGTtaaacctaaccacactgctCACCTTATACACATCCCTAACCTTatattaagaccaaaaagctaatTTGAGTTTCCATGCATTTTTACGATATAGACATTTTTTACTTTGAGGCTGGGTTACTAGTGACAACCCACAACTGCAGTCCGGTTGCTATAAACGCTTTTGGTTTCCGGGAGCAATAGAAGATCCACAGTTAACTGCAACTCTCTTCTGTCCCTGGGTCAGTTTCTGAAATGCAAAAGTTGTAAAATACACATCCTAGCTGATTTCGAGTCTGTTTGTGGACAGGTTGTGTCGTGAGTTACTCAAATTACTTCACAGATTGTGTGACTACTCCCCCCCAAACACTGATCAATGGTCAGTTTCCCTAGTTATATTTTTCTATCCACCTCCGAGTTTCCGGGAAGGGTGTTCTGATCCTAGATAGGTGGTTAGAGGTGAAAAAAAGTAAGATGAAGCATTGGTTTAGAAAGTTTTTTTCaccaccaaatatggtagtgagagaaAGTCCAGTCGCGGGTTGTGGGAGAGTATGAAacatatacaatacatttttctgttcccaaaactacaaTCTGTTATGAACACAGTGCACTATGTTTTATAGAGTTGAAGCTTTGTCAAAGTAAAACAAAAAATGGCGTTGTTTATAAGGTGTGCAAGGTCGAATTAAGTTTGTGCACATGCGCGCTTCACAGAGGAGGCGTTACCTAACGGATATATGGAAACGTATGCTGCGACGCGCCAATATAATCTCGCAAGCTCGTGATTGGCTTTGCCCCACgcccttgcttgttctgcccactgtaACTGAGACAGATGAACTATCTTGGGTTAATTATAAATATCTTTGTCAGTGTGGCGAAAACCGGAAATGACAGACACGCATTTACGTCATTTTCCCGCGCGGAGATCAGAACACTGTGTGGTAATTGGCGGGAATCAAGACAAATAGACAGAAACAAAGCTAGCTCGCTTGGTAAATTAAGTGAAGCGAGATACCGGTAAGTTGTTGGAATTGTAGAACGTTTTAGCTATCTATTGTACCTGGTGAAATATAAACCCAAAACTTTTCcgtagttagctaacgttagcttgccaTAATAATGTTATTATGAAGGCAGTGTGTGTTAGTTAGTTATTTTGCACAACTGTCAGAGATGTTCTCTTTGACTAACTAGATAATCCGTATAACCAAAGAGAGTACAGTACTAGCCAAGAATATCATTTTGTTAACTCATAATATAGATGAGTTAACAAATGCCTAATAGATGCCTTGCTTCATCTTCAAGAACCATGCAGTTCT
Proteins encoded:
- the LOC135512153 gene encoding ras-related protein Rab-23-like; translated protein: MLEEDMEVAIKVVVVGNGAVGKSSMIQRYCKGIFTKDYKKTIGVDFLERQILVNDEDVRLMLWDTAGQEEFDAITKAYYRGAQACVLVFSTTDRESFEAVGSWWEKVELEVGDIPTVLVQNKIDLLDDTMIKNEEAEGLAKKLKLRFYRTSVKEDLNVNEVFKYLADKYLQRLKRQTAEEPEAVHTAGNKIGIFNTTSSNLSSQNSSNGREIISLRPHKQRTKKSKNLFSSCSLL